In a genomic window of Vespula vulgaris chromosome 13, iyVesVulg1.1, whole genome shotgun sequence:
- the LOC127068379 gene encoding GTP-binding protein Di-Ras2, producing MADHERIRLVVLGGAAVGKSAIIRRLLGQGFSERYRPTVEDLYSRECVLGNLTLKVDLLDTTGDLQFPAMRRLSIATAHAFLLVYAITSSPSFECVKRCFEEVREQRTDFQEVPIVVAGNKHDLAATRREVPIEDVSEWLFCELPKLRAKVMECSAKDDYNIKDIFRCFVTLSRIVPKNPTGDSDESGLRRRCSAYGSRRSGSPGSRSGSAGSGSPQPQLVATQNVNVVTTTEEVKSKPRSRSLIRRASRKTKQQIRDSHADDCNIS from the exons ATGGCCGACCATGAAAGAATCAGATTGGTCGTCCTCGGTGGCGCTGCTGTCGGTAAGAGCGCCATTATACGTCGTCTATTAGGACAAGGTTTTAGTGAGAGATACAGGCCAACTGTCGAGGATTTATATTCAAGAGAATGTGTTCTTGGAAATCTAACTCTCAAAGTCGATCTTCTCGACACTACTG GGGACTTGCAATTTCCAGCTATGAGAAGATTGAGCATAGCCACGGCTCAtgcttttcttctcgtttatgCTATAACATCGTCGCCCAGTTTTGAATGTGTTAAACGATGTTTCGAAGAAGTTAGAGAACAACGTACGGACTTCCAG GAAGTACCAATAGTGGTAGCTGGTAACAAACATGATCTCGCTGCAACACGTAGAGAAGTACCGATCGAGGATGTAAGCGAATGGCTTTTCTGCGAATTACCAAAACTTCGGGCAAAGGTGATGGAGTGTTCGGCTAAAGACGATTACAATATAAAGGATATATTTAGGTGTTTCGTAACGCTATCAAGAATCGTACCAAAAAATCCAACTGGAGATTCTGACGAATCAGGATTGAGAAGGAGATGTTCGGCTTATGGTTCACGAag ATCCGGCAGTCCAGGAAGCAGATCAGGAAGCGCTGGTTCAGGAAGCCCTCAACCACAATTGGTTGCGACCCAAAATGTCAATGTGGTAACCACAACGGAGGAAGTGAAAAGCAAACCTCGAAGTCGTAGTTTGATCAGACGTGCCTCGAGAAAAACAAAGCAACAAATTCGAGACTCTCATGCGGATGACTGCAATATTTCTTAA